Proteins co-encoded in one Arachis stenosperma cultivar V10309 chromosome 7, arast.V10309.gnm1.PFL2, whole genome shotgun sequence genomic window:
- the LOC130939656 gene encoding uncharacterized protein LOC130939656 codes for MSSIEVLAQWVDVTVLGEEPLVDAEFITNLRTHHHICTSEEDEPKYELVVPDLEDRVCFGRDTEEVPHFFYMYESMIIRLGVFLPFSNFEIAVLRHCRIAPTQLHPNSWGFLKIYQFISHALDFPTSLRIFFYLFHMTKPFSGLNNKQQWVSFRAIQGRRVFTLFDESFHDFKNYFFKVQRVEGHHPFFLDENSVPRFPLYWLEASPCEKHGLDDLDEVEAAIMGFLREVWGRAPYLDTKKFLQGSPTFVQTQLEMVKRNSSESYQRVQEAKAKSRARTGSAKVTSSPLPLPPPSSQNLGTSSRTIVVSSSASSQPPPSPRSFLESDKKKRKTLESSSSFEGEAKVDAPAFIRKHIYPHTRIGMDDVSFRNHLTILAQKNVRAVAVCTKFLDIFEKAPLSSMGSTSRVEELEERLLMYHKHEKELKEEVAKLKEERDGLREKGSKLQAQCNMEEGLRKKAQESYSSLFKDLVEVRKDLLNSRIAYVELEDSIAEGTEEAWRIFKEQVGVLAPDLDLSPLDPDKIVIDGAIVSPPRTVSESELKTRGQRIIESPPRPDDAPSSSKAPETSLPTSVGAPLPGPGGVAADLPDSGGDPTTPGGDA; via the exons ATGTCTTCTATAGAAGTTCTTGCTCAGTGGGTTGATGTTACGGTCTTGGGGGAGGAACCCTTGGTTGATGCCGAGTTTATCACCAACCTTCGCACTCATCACCATATTTGTACCTCTGAGGAGGATGAGCCAAAGTATGAATTGGTGGTCCCGGATCTggaagaccgggtttgttttgggagggATACTGAGGAGGTCCCTCATTTTTTCTACATGTATGAAAGCATGATTatccgtttgggtgtttttcttccattttctaaTTTTGAAATAGCTGTTTTACGTCACTGCCGAATTGCTcctacccaacttcaccccaattcttggggttttctgaaaatttacCAGTTTATCAGCCATGCCTTAGAttttccgacctctttgaggattttcttctatcttttccaCATGACCAAGCCCTTCAGTGGGCTAAATAACAAGCAGCAATGGGTGtctttccgagccatacaaggtcggagagtttttaccctttttgatgaatccttccatgacttcaaaaattattttttcaaagttcaacgtgtagagggtcaccaccccttttttctggatgaaaatTCTGTTCCTCGCTTTCCTCTGTACTGGTTGGAGGCCTCCCCCTGTGAGAAACATGGTTTGGACGACTTGGATGAGGTGGAGGCAGCCATTAtggggttcctccgagaagtgtgggggagggccccatatcTGGATACCAAAAAATTTCTCCAGGGGTCGCCGACCTTTGTCCAAACACAATTAG AGATGGTGAAGAGGAATTCCAGTGAATCTTACCAGAGGGTCCAGGAGGCCAAAGCGAAGTCCCGTGCTAGGACCGGTAGCGCCAAGGTAACTAgctctcctcttcctcttcctcccccttcTTCCCAAAATTTGGGGACCTCTTCTCGTACTATTGTTGTTTCCTCCTCGGCCTCTTCTCAGCCGCCCCCTTCCCCCCGATCTTTTCTTGAGTCAGacaagaagaagcgcaagactttagagtcttcctcttcttttgaAGGTGAGGCTAAGGTGGATGCTCCTGCATTTATCCGGAAACACATCTATCCCCATACCCGTATaggtatggatgatgtttctttCCGGAACCACCTCACTATTCTGGCTCAGAAAAATGTCAGGGCGGTGGCGGTGTGCACTAAGTTTCTTGATATTTTTGAGAAGGCTCCTCTTAGCTCTATGGGTTCAACTTCGAGGGTTGAAGAGTTGGAGGAAAGGCTTCTCATGTATCATAAacatgagaaggagttgaaggaggaggtcGCTAAATTGAAGGAGGAGAGGGATGGCCTTCGGGAGAAGGGGAGCAAGTTACAAGCCCAATGCAATATGGAGGAGGGCTTGAGGAAGAAGGCGCAAGAGAGTTATTCGAGCTTGTTCAAGGACCTCGTGGAGGTGAGGAAGGACTTGTTGAATTCTCGGATTGCTTACgtcgagttggaggactctattgctgaGGGAACCGAGGAGGCTTGGAGGATTTTTAAGGAGCAGGTCGGAGTCCTTGCTCCCGATCTGGATCTCTCTCCTTTGGACCCTGACAAGATTGTCATTGATGGGGCCATTGTGTCTCCTCCCCGAACTGTGTCTGAGTCCGAGTTGAAGACTCGGGGTCAGAGAATCATAGAGTCTCCTCCTCGACCAGACGACGCTCCGAGTTCTTCCAAGGCTCCCGAGACTTCTCTTCCAACTTCTGTGGGTGCTCCTCTCCCTGGTCCTGGTGGCGTTGCGGCCGATCTTCCTGATTCTGGTGGTGATCCAACTACTCCCGGTGGTGATGCTTAA